Part of the Myxococcus fulvus genome, GCACGGGCCCAGACACCGGCGGCGTCCCTGCTCCCGGAGGAGGCCCACCCACGCCCTGCGCGGGTCTCGCCATCATCCCAGGCGGCAACCCCTGACCTCCCGCCCCAGGTCCACCCGGAACAGGAGACGCGCCCTGAACGGAAGGCATGCCGCTGCTCGACGGAGGCCGTGCCCCCATCATGCCAGGCGGCCCACCAGGTCCACCGGCCACGGGTGCGCCACCAGGTGCCCTGGGCGGAACAGCCCCCGGCACCGCGGGCACTCCGCTGCTCGAGGGAGGACGCGCCCCCGCCATCCCGGGCGGCCCCACAGGCCCCGGTCCACCCGGCATCCCAGGAGGTACAGGGCCTGGAACCACGGGCATGCCCGCGCTCGACGGAGGCCGCGCTCCGCTCATCCCAGGAGGAACAGGTCCCTGCGCACCGGGCACGACGGGAATCCCCACACCCGACGGTCGAGCACTCGCAAGCCCCGGCGGGACAGCCCCTGGGCCACCCGGCGCGCCGATGTTCGGAGGAGGCCTCGCACCTGGCGCGGCAGCGGGTCCCCCTCCCGGTGACGCAGGCGGCTTCGCGCCCTGCGGCCCCGCGGACGGTGGAGCCCCTTGAGCTCCAGGGCCCGGCTGCGGCCGTGCCCCCGGCCCCGCCACGAGCCCCGGAGGCACCGCGCCCTGCGCCGACACGACCGGCTCGGCAACGCCACCCGCGGCAACGGACGGCCGCGTCCCAGGCACCAGCCCCGAAGGAACTCCACCCTGCGGTCCCGAGGCAGCAGCCTCCGCGAATCCACCGGGAGCAGGAGGCGGTCGCGCGGCCATCGCCGGAGACCCCGGCGCCTGCGGCTCCACGAGCGGACCCGCGGCCCCAGGTCCACGCACCGGAGGCAACCCCGCGCCACCAGGCCCCGCCGCCCGAGCCAACCCCGGAGGCTGAACCGGAGACCACTGCCCCGCCGACTGTCGCGACACCATGCCCGGCGGCTGCGAGGACTGTCCGCCCTGCCCCTCCGGGTTCCCCGCCAGCAGCACCGGGCTCCTCGGAGCGGGAGTCTCCACCACCTCCTCCATCACCCCTTCGAGCACCTCCTCGGTGTCCACCACGTCGAGCTCCTCGGTGGGCTCGATCTCCTCCGCCGCCTCGAACTCCTCCTCGGGTTCGATCTCCTCCGCCTCTTCAATCGGCGCGGGAGGCATCGCCGGAGCCAACCGAGGCGGCTCCGCCGGCGCGAGCCGAGGCGGAGGCCCCGAAGACCGCGCCCCCCTCGCCGCGTCCACGGACACCAACTGGGGAGGCTCCGGAGGACGGGCCACCTCCGTGGGCCCCAGCACTGGAGGTCCAGGCTTCGTCACCACCGCCGCGGGCGCCTCCGACGCATCCCCCAGCAACCCACCCGTCGGCGCCAACACCGGGCTCGCGCCCGTCCACGGAGTCTCCTCCGTCGTCGTGTCGTCGGAGTCGTCGCTCAGGAACTGCCCGGGCGCCAACCCACCGAACATCCCCTCCGTCCCCGGAGCGGCTCGCACGGGCGCGGGCGGCGGCGGCGCCTCGGGCTGCGCGAGGACCACGCTCCTCGCTGCGGGCGCCGGAGCGGCGGCGGGACGGGGCGGCGCCGCCGGAGCCAGCCGCCGGGCCGTCGCCATGCTCAACGAGCGCGACTCGCGCCGGATGCCATAGCGCTGGGCCTGGTAATGGAACAGCCGCAGCTCGGGCGTGATGTGCGGGAGGATTCGCAGGCCCGTGATGAACCCCAGCGCATCCGTGTGCTGGATTTCGAAGGGGCTCGCCATGGCCACCCGCAGCCGGCGCCCCTCCTGCCCCAGCGGGAAGGCCAGGTGCTTCTCCGCGAGCGCCGCCGGCAGCAACGTGAGCGTCGCGTCCGTGACGGCCTCGAAGTCGGCCTCCTGCGCCACCGGGTAGCGGGTCTGCTCCCCCAGCACCATCGCCAGCGTGTCGATGTCCAGCATCTCCAGCTCGACGAGGATGGAGCCCAGCCGCCCACCGTAGATGAGCTGTGCCTTCAGGGCTTCGTCGAGCTGCGCCTGCGTGAGGAGGCCCTTGCGGACCAGGATTGCTCCGAGCTTTTCGGCCATGCCTCCCGGAGTCTAGACGGCTTCGCCCCACACCGGACCGGCCCCCGTGCGCCCTCGCGTCATTTCGCCCAGGTCCGCCGGCACCTCGCACACAACCCGGCGGCAACAATCGCGCTCCGTGTGAAATCCGACACCCTTCGCGCCTGCCTGCCCCTCCCCATGGATGGGGCCTCTTCCGCGTCCAGAACCCTTGCCTCCGGCAAACGACTTCGAGCCCACAGCTCGCGGCGCTCCTGTAACTGGGTTACCCGGACAAGCAAGAACAATCCGTGACAATCACTAAAACCATGCGTGCAGCCCCTGCTGTGTCGTCCCTGCCGTTTGGAGCAGTACCCATGAAGCGAATCCAGTTTTCGGGTCTCGTGGCCGCGTTGCTGTTTGGCGCGCCGGCCGCGATGGCCTCTGGCCCCGCATGTGAAGCGCCCACCGCCTCCGCCGCGCAGAGCGCGACGAAGGTCGGTGAAGACGTCCATCGTCGTTTCGAGTCCGCGCACCCCTACGCCACCGCGACGCCCCGCACGCGCGGCGGTCCGGTCCACACCGACGTCATCACCCACGCCGGTGCCGCGTACATCGCCCCGCACTTCGAGCGCCTTGAGCTCGCCGACGGCGACTACGTGGTGGTGCGCTCGCCGGACGGTTCCCGCTCCCGGCGCTATGACAACCGCCACCCGGGCGCGCGCGATGGATTCTGGGCCATCCACGTCTCCGGTGACACGGCCATCATCGAGTTGCACACCGCCGTCCCGTCCGGCCCGCAGGGCATCGCGAACCAGCATGGCTACACCATCGACCGGTTCGCGCGCGGCTACACCAACCAGGAGATGGGCTTCCTGTCCGAACAAGGCGAGGCGCTGTGCGGTCCTGACGACACGCGTTGGGCCCCTTGCTACAAGAGCAGCGAGCCCACCCTCTACGGCCGTGCGCGCCCCGTGGCCCGCCTGCTCATCAATGGCTCCAGCGCGTGCACCGGATGGCTCGTGGGCAGCCAGGGCCACATCATGACGAACGAGCACTGCGTCGGCACCGCCGCCGAGGCCCAGAACACGAACTTCGAGTTCATGGCGGAGGGCGAGAGCTGCACGACGAACTGTGGGAGCTGGTTCGGCTGCCCTGGCACCGTCTACGACGGCGCCACCCTGGTGAAGGCGGACTACGCGCTCGACTATTCGCTGGTGAAGCTGCCGGAGAGCCCCATCCTCCACTACGGCTACCTGCAGCTGCGTGACTCGGGCGCGGTGGTGAACGAGCGCATCTACATCCCGCAGCACCCCAGGGCCCACGGCAAGAAGATCGCCGTCATGTCCACGCACGCCTCGGACGAGTCCGGCTACGCGGAGGTCTACAGCCTCAACGAGCGGGCGTGTCATACCGGAGGCCCCAACGACGTGGGCTATTACGCGGACACCGAGGGCGGCTCCTCGGGCTCGCCCGTGATGGGCCACCGTGACAACCTGGTGGTGGCGCTGCACCACTGCGCCAACTGCCCCAACCGCGGCGTGCCCATCCAGCGCGTCATCCAGCACCTGGGCACCGACCTGCCCACGTGCGCCAGGCCCGCCACGGGCTGCCCGGACACCAATCCCCCGAACAATCCGCCCACCCCCAGCAGCCTGTTCGAGTACACGGCGACCAACACCAACAGCGCCCAGCAGAACACCGCCACCCGGCGAGTCACGCTGGGCGCTGGCCAGTCACTCACCGTGGGCACCTGCGGCCTGTCGGGCTCGGCCTATGACGGTGACACCTTCCTGCGCCTCTTCCATGGCGCCGCCGAGGTGGCCAGCAACGACGACTCGTGCGAAGGACGGGGCTCGCGCATCACGTACACCGCCACCACGGCGGGCGAGTACGAAGTCCGCGCCGGCTGCTATGGCAACGGGAGCTGCGGCGGCACCGTCGTCTGGGAGGTCTCCGGCGGGACCCCGCCGTCTCCTCCCACGAGTGGCACGTTCAGCTTCAACGCGACGAACACCGACAGCGCCAAGCGCAACACCGTCACCCGCGACATCCCCCTCACCCGGGGACAGATGCTCATCGTGGCCACCTGCGGCCTGCCAGGCGCGTCCTACGACGGCGACACCTTCATGCGCCTCTTCAACGGCACCGCGGAGCTGGCCTGGAACGATGACTCCTGCACCGGCCGGGGCTCGAGCATCACGTACACCGCGACCACCACGCGCACGGTCCAGGTCCGCGTGGGCTGCTATGGCAACACCACCTGCAGCGGCAAGGTGAGCTGGAAGATCCAGTAGCTCGCTCGTGAAACACCGCGCGTCGGGCCCCGGCATCCACGGCCCGACGCGCACCGTACGAAACCCGACGAGACACTCCTCCACCAGCCCTCCCCCCGAGACAGTGTCACTTCCGCATCCAGGACCGTTGGCGCCGACAAACGGCGACGAGCCCACAACTCCGTCCGTTCTTGCAACCCGGTCAACAACTACGAATCCAGCCTGTAAGGGCTCACCGCTATAACGGTGCGTGCAGCCCACGCTGCGAAGCCCCATTCCTTGCAGGAGAACCGATGAAACGATTCCAGCTCGCGGGTCTCGTCGCCGCGCTGTCGCTCAGCGCGCCGGCGGCGCTGGCCTCGGCGCCCGTGTGCGAGGCGGCCGTGTCGCCCGCCTCCCAGCGCGCCACGAAGGTCGGCGAAGACGTGCACCGGCGTTTCGAGTCGGCCCATCCCTACGCCACCCCGGAGCTGCGCGCCCGAAGCGGTCCGCTCCACACCGACGTCATCACCCACCCGGGGGCCGCGTACATCGCCGCGCACTTCGAGCGACTGGAGCTCGCGGAGGGCGACTTCGTCGTGGTGCGCGCCCCGGACGGCTCCCGCTCCAAGCGCTACGACAACCGCCACCCGGGCGCGCGCGACGGCTTCTGGGCCCTGCACATCCCCGGCGACACGGCCATCATCGAGCTGCACAGCGCCGACCACGCCGGCCGCCAGGGCATCCTGAACCAGCACGGCTACAGCATCGACCGGTTCGCGCGCGGCTACACCAACCAGGAGATGGGCTTCACGTCCGAGCTGAACAAGGCCGTGTGTGGCGCGGACGACTCGCGCTGGGCGCCCTGTTACGCCGCCAGCGACCCCGCCATCTACGGCCGCGCTCGCCCCGTGGCGCGCCTGCTCATCGGTGGCTCCAGCGCGTGCACCGGCTGGCTCGTGGGCAGCCAGGGCCACGTCATGACGAACCAGCACTGCATCGCCACCGCGAGCGACGCGCAGAACACCGACTTCGAGTTCATGGCGGAGGGCGCCAGCTGCGCCACGAGCTGCGGCAGCTGGTTCGGCTGCCCCGGCCACGTCATCTCCGGCGGCACCCTGGTGCAGGCGGACGCGCCCCGTGACTACGCGCTGGTGCGGCTCGCGGTGAATCCGACCAACAGCTTCGGCTACCTCCAGCTTCGCGGCTCGGGCGCGGTGGTGAACGAGCGCATCTACGTCCCGCAGCACCCCGCCGGGTACGGGAAGAAGATCGCCGTCGCCTCCACGGACTCCTCCGACGCGTCCGGCTTCGCGGAGGTCTACAGCCTCAACGAGCCGTCCTGCCAGTCCGGCGGCCCCAACGACGTGGGCTACTTCGCGGACACGCAGGGCGGCTCCTCGGGCTCGCCCGTGATTGGCCACGGCGACCACCTGGTGGTGTCCCTGCACCACTGCGCCAACTGCCCCAACCGCGGCGTGCCCATCCAGGCCGTCATCAGCCACCTGGGCGCGAACCTGCCCACGTGCGCCCTGCCCGCCGCCGGCTGCCCCAGCCCCAGCGGCGACGGCACCCCGCCCCCGGAGGAGCCGCCTCCGCCGGCCAACTCCTTCGCGTACACGGCCTCCAACACCAACGACGCCCAGCAGAACACGTCCAACAAGCGCATCGCCCTCACCGCCGGCCAGACGCTCACCGTGGCCACCTGCGGCCTGACGGGCGCGAAGACGTCCGGGGACACCTACCTGCGCCTGCACAACCCGTCCGGCACCTCCGTGGCCACCAACGACGACGCCTGCGGCGGCCGGGGCTCCAGCATCACCCACACCGCCACCGTCACCGGGGAGTACGAGGTGCGCGCGGGCTGCTACGCCGGCGGGAGCTGCGGCGGCACCGTGGTGTGGGAGATCTCAGGCGGCGGCAACCCGCCCACGCCCCCCACCTCCGGCACCTTCCAGTACAACGGGACGAACACCAACAGCGCCCAGCAGAACACCACCAATCGGGACGTCGTCGTCCCCGCGGGCAAGACGCTCCTCGTCGCCACCTGCGGCCTGCCGAACACGTCCTTCAGCGGGGACACCTTCTTGCGCCTCTACGGCAACGGGGCGCAGGTCGCGGCGAACGATGACGCGTGCGGTGGCCGGGGCTCCAGCGTGAGCTACACGGCCACCACCAGCGGCACGGTCCAGGTTCGCGCGGGCTGCTACACCAGCGGGACGTGCAGCGGCACGGTGGTCTGGAACGTCCAGTAGCGCGGGGTCGGTTCCACTGTGCGTCGGGCCCTCGGAATTCCACGGCCCGACGCGGGAGGGGGCCTCGGATTTCCGAGGCCCGCTCGCCCCCCGAAGTCAGTAGGCGTTCTTCGAGAGGAAGCCGCCGAGCGCGGTGCGCACGAGGATCTTCAGGTCCATCAAGAGCGACCAGTTCTCGATGTAGTACAGGTCGTACTCGATGCGCTTCTCGATGCACGTCTGGCCGCGCAGGCCGTTGATCTGCGCCCAGCCGGTGATGCCCGCCTTCACCTTGTGCCGCAGGTGGTAGCGCGGAATCTGGCGCTTGAACTCCTCGATGAAGACGGGA contains:
- a CDS encoding trypsin-like serine peptidase, encoding MKRIQFSGLVAALLFGAPAAMASGPACEAPTASAAQSATKVGEDVHRRFESAHPYATATPRTRGGPVHTDVITHAGAAYIAPHFERLELADGDYVVVRSPDGSRSRRYDNRHPGARDGFWAIHVSGDTAIIELHTAVPSGPQGIANQHGYTIDRFARGYTNQEMGFLSEQGEALCGPDDTRWAPCYKSSEPTLYGRARPVARLLINGSSACTGWLVGSQGHIMTNEHCVGTAAEAQNTNFEFMAEGESCTTNCGSWFGCPGTVYDGATLVKADYALDYSLVKLPESPILHYGYLQLRDSGAVVNERIYIPQHPRAHGKKIAVMSTHASDESGYAEVYSLNERACHTGGPNDVGYYADTEGGSSGSPVMGHRDNLVVALHHCANCPNRGVPIQRVIQHLGTDLPTCARPATGCPDTNPPNNPPTPSSLFEYTATNTNSAQQNTATRRVTLGAGQSLTVGTCGLSGSAYDGDTFLRLFHGAAEVASNDDSCEGRGSRITYTATTAGEYEVRAGCYGNGSCGGTVVWEVSGGTPPSPPTSGTFSFNATNTDSAKRNTVTRDIPLTRGQMLIVATCGLPGASYDGDTFMRLFNGTAELAWNDDSCTGRGSSITYTATTTRTVQVRVGCYGNTTCSGKVSWKIQ
- a CDS encoding serine protease, which encodes MKRFQLAGLVAALSLSAPAALASAPVCEAAVSPASQRATKVGEDVHRRFESAHPYATPELRARSGPLHTDVITHPGAAYIAAHFERLELAEGDFVVVRAPDGSRSKRYDNRHPGARDGFWALHIPGDTAIIELHSADHAGRQGILNQHGYSIDRFARGYTNQEMGFTSELNKAVCGADDSRWAPCYAASDPAIYGRARPVARLLIGGSSACTGWLVGSQGHVMTNQHCIATASDAQNTDFEFMAEGASCATSCGSWFGCPGHVISGGTLVQADAPRDYALVRLAVNPTNSFGYLQLRGSGAVVNERIYVPQHPAGYGKKIAVASTDSSDASGFAEVYSLNEPSCQSGGPNDVGYFADTQGGSSGSPVIGHGDHLVVSLHHCANCPNRGVPIQAVISHLGANLPTCALPAAGCPSPSGDGTPPPEEPPPPANSFAYTASNTNDAQQNTSNKRIALTAGQTLTVATCGLTGAKTSGDTYLRLHNPSGTSVATNDDACGGRGSSITHTATVTGEYEVRAGCYAGGSCGGTVVWEISGGGNPPTPPTSGTFQYNGTNTNSAQQNTTNRDVVVPAGKTLLVATCGLPNTSFSGDTFLRLYGNGAQVAANDDACGGRGSSVSYTATTSGTVQVRAGCYTSGTCSGTVVWNVQ